From Pseudomonas sp. StFLB209, a single genomic window includes:
- the rpsK gene encoding 30S ribosomal protein S11 gives MAKPAARPRKKVKKTVVDGIAHIHASFNNTIVTITDRQGNALSWATSGGSGFRGSRKSTPFAAQVAAERAGQAALEYGLKNLDVNVKGPGPGRESAVRALNGCGYKIASITDVTPIPHNGCRPPKKRRV, from the coding sequence ATGGCAAAACCTGCTGCTCGTCCTCGTAAAAAAGTTAAAAAGACAGTGGTTGATGGCATCGCCCACATCCATGCGTCTTTTAACAACACCATCGTCACCATTACCGATCGTCAAGGTAACGCCCTGTCCTGGGCTACCTCCGGCGGTTCGGGTTTCCGTGGTTCGCGTAAGTCCACCCCGTTCGCTGCTCAGGTAGCTGCCGAGCGTGCTGGTCAAGCCGCGCTGGAATACGGTCTCAAGAACCTCGACGTCAACGTCAAGGGTCCAGGCCCAGGTCGTGAGTCCGCTGTTCGCGCTCTGAACGGCTGTGGCTATAAGATCGCCAGCATCACCGACGTGACACCAATCCCGCACAACGGGTGCCGTCCGCCGAAGAAGCGCCGCGTGTAA
- the rpsM gene encoding 30S ribosomal protein S13 produces MARIAGVNIPDNKHTVISLTYIYGVGRTTAQKICADAGVNPAVKIKDLSDEQIEQLRGEVAKITTEGDLRREINMKIKRLMDLGCYRGLRHRRGLPVRGQRTKTNARTRKGPRKPIRK; encoded by the coding sequence ATGGCCCGTATTGCAGGCGTTAACATTCCAGATAACAAGCATACTGTTATCTCGCTGACCTACATCTATGGTGTTGGTCGCACTACTGCACAGAAAATCTGTGCAGATGCCGGCGTAAACCCGGCTGTAAAAATCAAGGATCTGAGCGACGAGCAGATCGAACAGCTGCGTGGCGAAGTGGCGAAGATCACCACTGAAGGTGACCTGCGTCGCGAAATAAACATGAAAATCAAGCGCTTGATGGACTTGGGCTGCTACCGCGGTCTGCGTCACCGTCGCGGTCTGCCAGTACGCGGTCAGCGTACCAAGACCAACGCACGTACTCGCAAAGGTCCGCGTAAGCCGATCCGCAAGTAA
- the rpmJ gene encoding 50S ribosomal protein L36, whose protein sequence is MKVRASVKKLCRNCKIIRREGVVRVICSAEPRHKQRQG, encoded by the coding sequence ATGAAAGTTCGTGCATCGGTGAAAAAGCTGTGCCGTAACTGCAAAATTATTCGCCGCGAAGGTGTTGTTCGAGTAATTTGCAGCGCGGAACCACGTCATAAGCAGCGCCAAGGCTGA
- the secY gene encoding preprotein translocase subunit SecY has translation MAKQGALSALSKGGLSELWARLRFLFLAIIVYRIGAHIPVPGINPDRLAELFRQNEGTILSLFNMFSGGALERMSIFALGIMPYISASIIMQLMTAVSPQLEQLKKEGEAGRRKISQYTRYLTVILALVQAVGMSVGLAGQGVAFAADFGFHFVAVTTFVAGAMFMMWLGEQITERGVGNGISMLIFAGIVAGLPRAIGQSFESARQGDINIFALVAIGLLAVAIIGFVVFIERGQRRIAVHYAKRQQGRKVFAAQTSHLPLKVNMAGVIPAIFASSILLFPASLGSWFGQSEGLGWLQDLSQSIAPGQPLNILLFSAGIIFFCFFYTALMFNPKDVAENLKKSGAFIPGIRPGEQSARYIDGVLTRLTLFGALYMTAVCLLPQFLVVAANVPFYLGGTSLLIVVVVVMDFMSQVQSHLVSHQYESLMKKANLKGYGGSGMLR, from the coding sequence ATGGCTAAGCAAGGTGCTCTCTCAGCGCTCAGCAAAGGCGGACTGTCCGAGCTCTGGGCTCGACTGCGTTTTCTGTTCCTGGCGATTATCGTCTATCGGATCGGTGCGCATATCCCAGTGCCTGGTATCAATCCGGACCGGCTGGCGGAACTGTTTCGACAGAATGAGGGGACCATTCTTAGCTTGTTCAACATGTTCTCCGGTGGCGCGCTGGAGCGGATGAGCATCTTTGCATTGGGGATCATGCCGTACATTTCGGCATCGATCATCATGCAGCTGATGACCGCCGTCAGTCCGCAGCTGGAGCAGTTGAAGAAGGAAGGTGAAGCTGGCCGTCGCAAGATCAGCCAGTACACCCGCTATCTCACCGTCATCCTGGCTCTGGTTCAAGCTGTCGGCATGTCCGTCGGCCTGGCCGGTCAGGGTGTGGCGTTCGCTGCAGACTTCGGCTTCCACTTCGTGGCCGTTACCACCTTCGTGGCTGGTGCGATGTTCATGATGTGGCTGGGTGAGCAGATTACCGAGCGTGGTGTTGGTAACGGTATCTCGATGTTGATCTTCGCAGGTATCGTTGCTGGTCTTCCGAGGGCAATCGGGCAGTCTTTCGAGTCTGCACGTCAGGGCGATATCAACATTTTCGCGCTGGTTGCCATCGGTTTGCTGGCGGTAGCGATCATCGGTTTCGTGGTGTTCATTGAGCGTGGCCAGCGTCGTATTGCTGTGCACTACGCCAAGCGTCAGCAGGGCCGCAAGGTCTTCGCTGCACAGACCAGCCACTTGCCGCTGAAAGTGAACATGGCTGGTGTGATCCCGGCCATTTTTGCAAGCAGCATTCTGCTGTTCCCGGCTTCGCTGGGTTCCTGGTTCGGTCAGTCTGAAGGTTTGGGCTGGTTGCAGGACCTTTCGCAGTCGATCGCTCCTGGTCAGCCGTTGAACATTCTGCTGTTTAGTGCAGGGATCATTTTCTTCTGCTTCTTCTATACGGCGTTGATGTTCAATCCGAAAGACGTAGCGGAAAACCTGAAAAAGTCCGGTGCCTTTATTCCGGGCATTCGTCCAGGCGAGCAGTCGGCGCGCTACATTGATGGCGTTTTGACCCGTTTGACCCTGTTCGGTGCTCTTTATATGACGGCCGTTTGCTTGCTTCCCCAGTTCCTGGTGGTGGCTGCCAACGTTCCGTTCTACCTTGGCGGGACCTCGTTGCTGATCGTGGTCGTGGTTGTGATGGACTTCATGTCGCAAGTACAATCGCACCTCGTTTCGCACCAGTATGAATCCCTGATGAAGAAAGCCAACCTGAAGGGCTACGGCGGCAGCGGCATGCTGCGCTGA
- the rplO gene encoding 50S ribosomal protein L15: MKLNDLSPAPGSRPVKHRPGRGIGSGLGKTGGRGHKGQTSRSGGTIAPGFEGGQQPLHRRLPKFGFVSLKAMDRAEVRLSELAKVEGDVVTVQTLKDANVINQNVQRVKIMLSGEVTRAVTIKGIAVTKGARAAIEAAGGKFEE; encoded by the coding sequence ATGAAACTCAATGATCTGAGTCCAGCTCCGGGTTCCCGTCCCGTGAAGCATCGTCCAGGCCGTGGTATCGGTAGTGGCCTGGGCAAGACCGGTGGCCGTGGTCACAAAGGTCAGACTTCCCGTTCCGGTGGCACCATTGCCCCTGGTTTCGAGGGTGGTCAACAGCCTCTGCATCGCCGTCTGCCCAAGTTCGGTTTCGTTTCCCTGAAAGCCATGGACCGCGCAGAAGTGCGTCTGTCCGAGCTGGCCAAAGTGGAAGGCGACGTCGTAACTGTACAGACCCTGAAAGATGCCAACGTGATCAACCAGAACGTTCAGCGTGTGAAAATCATGCTGTCGGGCGAAGTTACTCGCGCTGTCACTATCAAGGGAATCGCCGTCACCAAAGGTGCACGTGCGGCTATCGAAGCAGCTGGCGGCAAGTTCGAGGAATAA
- the rpmD gene encoding 50S ribosomal protein L30, producing the protein MATVKVTLIKSVAGRLPNHKLCVKGLGLRRIGHTVEVQDTPENRGMINKAYYLLRVEG; encoded by the coding sequence ATGGCTACCGTAAAAGTAACGCTGATCAAGAGCGTCGCTGGCCGTCTGCCTAACCACAAACTGTGCGTTAAGGGTCTGGGTCTGCGTCGCATCGGTCACACCGTAGAAGTCCAGGATACTCCCGAGAATCGCGGGATGATCAACAAGGCTTACTACCTGCTGCGCGTCGAGGGTTAA
- the rpsE gene encoding 30S ribosomal protein S5 yields the protein MANNDQKRDEGYIEKLVQVNRVAKTVKGGRIFTFTALTVVGDGKGRVGFGRGKSREVPAAIQKAMEAARRNMIQVDLNGTTLQYATKSAHGASKVYMQPASEGTGIIAGGAMRAVLEVAGVQNVLAKCYGSTNPVNVVHATFKGLKAMQSPDSIAAKRGKRVEEII from the coding sequence ATGGCAAATAACGATCAAAAACGCGACGAAGGCTACATCGAGAAGCTGGTTCAGGTTAACCGCGTTGCCAAGACCGTCAAAGGCGGTCGTATCTTCACCTTCACCGCGTTGACCGTGGTAGGTGATGGCAAGGGCCGTGTAGGCTTTGGCCGTGGCAAGTCCCGCGAAGTGCCTGCCGCCATCCAGAAAGCGATGGAAGCTGCTCGTCGCAACATGATTCAGGTTGACCTGAACGGCACCACTCTGCAGTACGCTACCAAGTCTGCTCATGGCGCCTCCAAGGTCTACATGCAGCCTGCTTCGGAAGGTACCGGTATCATCGCCGGTGGCGCGATGCGTGCTGTTCTGGAAGTTGCTGGTGTTCAGAACGTCCTGGCCAAGTGCTACGGCTCGACTAACCCTGTAAACGTGGTTCACGCCACTTTCAAGGGTCTGAAGGCTATGCAGTCTCCTGATTCCATCGCTGCCAAACGTGGCAAGCGCGTTGAGGAGATCATCTGA
- the rplR gene encoding 50S ribosomal protein L18 — MTVKKVTRLRRARKARLKMHELEVVRLCVHRSSQHIYAQVISADGSKVLASASTLDKELRDGATGNIDAATKVGKLVAERAKAAGVSQVAFDRSGFKYHGRVKALADAAREGGLEF, encoded by the coding sequence ATGACCGTCAAAAAAGTTACCCGACTGCGTCGCGCTCGCAAAGCACGCCTGAAAATGCACGAACTCGAAGTCGTTCGTCTCTGCGTGCACCGCTCTTCGCAGCACATCTATGCCCAGGTCATTTCGGCCGACGGCAGCAAAGTCCTGGCAAGCGCTTCGACTTTGGACAAAGAACTGCGTGATGGTGCCACTGGCAACATCGACGCGGCCACTAAGGTTGGCAAGCTGGTTGCTGAGCGCGCTAAAGCCGCTGGCGTATCGCAAGTTGCCTTCGACCGTTCTGGCTTCAAGTACCACGGCCGTGTCAAGGCGCTGGCTGATGCTGCTCGTGAAGGCGGGCTGGAGTTCTAA
- the rplF gene encoding 50S ribosomal protein L6 codes for MSRVAKNPVKLPSGVEIKLAGQLLSIKGAKGTLELNVHSSVEVVEEAGELRFAARNGDQQTRAMAGTTRALVNNMVQGVSQGFERKLQLVGVGYKAQVKGSVLNLALGFSHPVDYELPNGITAETPSQTDILIRGIDKQLVGQVAAEIRDFRRPEPYKGKGVRYADEVVRRKEAKKK; via the coding sequence ATGTCACGCGTAGCGAAGAACCCCGTTAAGCTGCCATCGGGCGTCGAGATCAAACTCGCCGGCCAGCTGCTTTCCATCAAGGGCGCCAAAGGCACCCTCGAACTGAATGTCCACTCGTCCGTTGAAGTCGTTGAAGAAGCTGGTGAGCTGCGTTTTGCTGCTCGCAATGGCGATCAACAGACTCGCGCAATGGCCGGTACCACTCGCGCACTGGTCAATAACATGGTCCAGGGCGTTAGCCAAGGCTTCGAGCGCAAGCTCCAGCTGGTAGGTGTTGGTTACAAGGCTCAGGTAAAAGGCTCCGTCCTGAACCTGGCGCTTGGCTTCTCGCACCCAGTGGATTACGAATTGCCGAATGGCATCACCGCTGAGACTCCTAGCCAGACCGATATCCTGATTCGTGGTATCGACAAGCAGCTGGTTGGTCAGGTGGCCGCTGAGATCCGCGACTTCCGCCGTCCTGAGCCTTACAAAGGCAAAGGTGTGCGTTACGCAGACGAAGTCGTCCGTCGTAAAGAAGCCAAGAAGAAGTAG
- the rpsH gene encoding 30S ribosomal protein S8, whose protein sequence is MSMQDPLADMLTRIRNAQMAEKPVVSMPSSKLKVAVAKVLKDEGYIAGYQVSSEVKPSLSIELKYFEGRPVIEEVKRVSRPGLRQYKSSDDLPKVRGGLGVSIVSTNKGVMTDRAARAAGVGGEVLCTVF, encoded by the coding sequence ATGAGTATGCAGGACCCGTTAGCGGACATGCTAACTCGTATCCGTAATGCCCAGATGGCTGAAAAGCCCGTTGTGAGCATGCCATCTTCCAAGTTGAAGGTAGCTGTAGCCAAAGTTCTCAAAGACGAAGGTTACATTGCGGGTTATCAGGTCAGCAGTGAAGTCAAACCTTCGCTGTCCATTGAGCTGAAATATTTCGAAGGCCGTCCGGTCATCGAAGAAGTCAAACGCGTCAGCCGTCCAGGCCTGCGTCAGTACAAGTCCTCCGATGATCTGCCAAAAGTACGTGGCGGCCTCGGTGTGTCTATCGTCTCCACCAACAAAGGTGTGATGACTGATCGTGCTGCGCGCGCTGCCGGTGTCGGCGGCGAAGTGCTTTGCACTGTGTTCTAA
- the rpsN gene encoding 30S ribosomal protein S14: MAKTSMKNRELKRQLTVAKYAKKRAELKAIIVDLNASPEARWEATVALQKQPRDASASRLRNRCRLTGRPHGVYRKFGLGRNKLREAAMRGDVPGLVKASW; this comes from the coding sequence ATGGCCAAGACGAGCATGAAAAACCGTGAGCTGAAGCGTCAGCTCACCGTTGCCAAGTACGCCAAGAAGCGTGCCGAGCTGAAAGCTATCATCGTTGATCTGAACGCAAGTCCAGAAGCGCGTTGGGAAGCTACCGTAGCTCTGCAGAAGCAACCACGTGACGCCAGCGCTTCGCGCCTGCGTAACCGTTGCCGCCTGACTGGTCGTCCGCACGGCGTTTACCGCAAGTTCGGCCTCGGCCGTAACAAGCTGCGTGAAGCTGCCATGCGTGGTGACGTACCAGGTCTGGTGAAAGCCAGCTGGTAA
- the rplE gene encoding 50S ribosomal protein L5: MARLKEIYRKDIAPKLKEELKLANVMEVPRVTKITLNMGLGEAVGDKKVIEHAVADLEKITGQKAVVTFARKSIAGFKVREGWPIGVKVTLRRDRMYEFLDRLLSISLPRVRDFRGLNAKSFDGRGNYSMGVKEQIIFPEIDYDKIDALRGLDITLTTTAKNDDEGRALLRAFKFPFRN, translated from the coding sequence ATGGCACGACTGAAAGAGATTTACCGGAAGGATATCGCTCCCAAGCTTAAGGAAGAACTTAAGCTGGCGAACGTGATGGAAGTTCCGCGCGTTACCAAAATCACCCTGAACATGGGTCTGGGCGAAGCGGTCGGTGACAAGAAAGTCATCGAGCACGCTGTTGCTGACCTGGAAAAGATCACCGGTCAAAAGGCCGTTGTGACTTTCGCTCGCAAGTCGATTGCAGGTTTCAAGGTTCGTGAAGGTTGGCCGATTGGCGTGAAGGTTACTCTGCGCCGTGATCGTATGTACGAGTTCCTGGATCGTCTGCTGTCGATCTCCCTGCCTCGGGTTCGCGACTTCCGCGGCCTGAATGCCAAGTCCTTCGATGGTCGTGGCAACTACAGCATGGGCGTGAAAGAGCAGATCATTTTCCCGGAAATCGATTACGACAAGATCGATGCTCTGCGCGGTCTGGACATCACCCTGACCACCACTGCCAAGAACGACGACGAAGGCCGCGCCCTGCTGCGTGCTTTCAAGTTCCCGTTCCGTAACTGA
- the rplX gene encoding 50S ribosomal protein L24, whose protein sequence is MQKIRRDDEIIVIAGKDKGKRGKVLKVLADNRLVVGGVNLVKRHTKPNPMSGVQGGIVEKEAPLHASNVAIFNGETNKADRVGFKVEDGKKIRVFKSTQKAVDA, encoded by the coding sequence ATGCAAAAGATTCGTCGTGACGACGAGATCATCGTGATCGCCGGCAAAGACAAAGGTAAGCGCGGTAAGGTGCTGAAGGTCCTCGCTGACAACCGTCTGGTTGTTGGTGGTGTGAACCTGGTGAAGCGTCATACCAAGCCGAACCCGATGTCGGGCGTTCAGGGCGGTATCGTCGAGAAAGAAGCGCCTCTGCACGCTTCCAACGTCGCCATTTTCAACGGCGAAACCAACAAGGCTGACCGCGTTGGTTTCAAAGTAGAAGACGGCAAAAAAATTCGTGTCTTCAAGTCGACCCAAAAAGCGGTTGATGCTTGA
- the rplN gene encoding 50S ribosomal protein L14, with protein sequence MIQTQSMLDVADNSGARRVMCIKVLGGSHRRYAGIGDIIKVTVKEAIPRGKVKKGQVMTAVVVRTRHGVRRADGSIIRFDGNAAVLLNNKQEPIGTRIFGPVTRELRGEKFMKIVSLAPEVL encoded by the coding sequence ATGATTCAGACTCAATCCATGCTCGATGTGGCCGATAACAGCGGCGCTCGCCGCGTTATGTGCATCAAGGTGCTGGGTGGCTCCCATCGTCGTTACGCTGGTATCGGTGACATCATCAAAGTTACCGTCAAGGAAGCCATTCCTCGCGGTAAAGTGAAGAAAGGCCAGGTGATGACTGCTGTTGTAGTCCGCACCCGTCACGGCGTTCGCCGTGCAGACGGTTCGATCATTCGCTTCGATGGTAACGCTGCTGTTCTGTTGAACAACAAGCAAGAGCCGATCGGCACCCGTATCTTCGGGCCAGTGACTCGTGAACTTCGCGGTGAGAAGTTCATGAAGATCGTCTCGCTCGCCCCTGAAGTGCTGTAA
- the rpsQ gene encoding 30S ribosomal protein S17, translated as MAEAEKTVRTLTGRVVSDKMDKTITVLIERRVKHPIYGKYVKRSTKLHAHDETNQCHIGDKVTIRETRPVAKTKSWALVEIVERAVEV; from the coding sequence ATGGCTGAAGCTGAAAAAACCGTCCGCACGCTGACTGGCCGTGTCGTCAGCGACAAGATGGACAAGACCATCACCGTATTGATCGAGCGTCGCGTAAAGCACCCGATCTACGGTAAATACGTTAAGCGTTCGACTAAGCTGCACGCGCATGACGAAACCAATCAGTGCCATATCGGCGACAAGGTCACTATTCGTGAAACTCGTCCGGTAGCCAAGACCAAGTCCTGGGCACTGGTTGAAATCGTCGAACGCGCTGTGGAAGTCTAA
- the rpmC gene encoding 50S ribosomal protein L29, giving the protein MKANELREKSAQQLNEQLLGLLRDQFNLRMQKATGQLGQSHLLSQVKRDIARVKTVLNQQAGK; this is encoded by the coding sequence ATGAAAGCGAATGAACTTCGTGAAAAATCAGCACAGCAACTGAACGAGCAACTGCTCGGCTTGCTGCGCGACCAGTTCAATCTGCGCATGCAGAAAGCAACTGGCCAGTTGGGGCAGTCGCACCTGCTCTCGCAAGTTAAGCGTGACATCGCTCGCGTGAAAACTGTGCTCAACCAGCAGGCAGGTAAGTGA
- the rplP gene encoding 50S ribosomal protein L16 has product MLQPKRTKFRKQMTGHNRGLALRGSKVSFGEFALKAVARGRLTARQIESARRALTRHVKRGGKIWIRVFPDKPVTKKPLEVRMGKGKGSVEYWVAQIQPGKVLYEIEGVSEELAREAFALAAAKLPLATSFVKRTVM; this is encoded by the coding sequence ATGTTGCAACCAAAGCGTACGAAGTTCCGCAAGCAAATGACCGGCCACAACCGTGGTCTGGCTCTGCGCGGTAGCAAAGTCAGCTTCGGCGAGTTCGCGCTGAAAGCTGTAGCCCGCGGTCGTCTCACCGCCCGTCAGATCGAGTCGGCACGTCGTGCCCTGACCCGTCACGTAAAACGTGGCGGCAAGATCTGGATCCGTGTGTTCCCGGACAAGCCGGTTACCAAGAAGCCTCTCGAAGTGCGGATGGGTAAAGGTAAGGGTTCGGTTGAATACTGGGTTGCCCAGATCCAGCCAGGCAAAGTCCTGTACGAGATCGAGGGTGTTTCTGAAGAGTTGGCGCGTGAGGCTTTTGCCCTGGCTGCTGCGAAGCTGCCACTTGCCACCTCCTTTGTTAAGCGGACGGTGATGTGA
- the rpsC gene encoding 30S ribosomal protein S3 has product MGQKVHPIGIRLGIVKEHTSVWYADGRTYADYLLADLQVREYLQDKLKSASVSRIDIHRPAQTARITIHTARPGIVIGKKGEDVEKLRQDLTKQMGVPVHINIEEIRKPELDGMLVAQSVAQQLERRVMFRRAMKRAVQNAIRIGAKGIKIQVSGRLGGAEIARTEWYREGRVPLHTLRADIDYATYEAHTTYGVIGVKVWIFKGEVIGGRQEELKPQAPAPRKKAAK; this is encoded by the coding sequence ATGGGTCAGAAAGTACATCCCATTGGCATTCGCCTGGGAATCGTCAAGGAGCACACCTCCGTCTGGTACGCAGACGGTCGCACTTATGCAGACTACCTGCTGGCAGATCTGCAAGTGCGTGAGTACCTCCAGGACAAACTAAAAAGCGCGTCCGTTAGCCGTATCGATATTCATCGTCCGGCTCAGACAGCACGCATCACCATCCACACCGCTCGTCCCGGCATCGTGATCGGCAAGAAGGGTGAGGATGTTGAGAAACTGCGTCAGGACCTGACCAAGCAAATGGGTGTGCCTGTGCACATCAATATCGAAGAGATCCGCAAGCCGGAGCTCGACGGTATGCTGGTTGCCCAGAGCGTTGCTCAGCAGCTGGAGCGTCGTGTCATGTTCCGTCGCGCCATGAAGCGCGCCGTACAGAACGCTATCCGCATTGGTGCCAAAGGTATCAAGATTCAGGTTAGCGGTCGTCTCGGCGGTGCTGAAATCGCACGTACTGAATGGTATCGCGAAGGTCGTGTGCCTCTGCACACCCTGCGTGCCGACATCGACTATGCCACTTACGAAGCGCACACCACTTACGGTGTGATCGGTGTAAAGGTTTGGATCTTCAAAGGCGAAGTAATTGGTGGTCGCCAGGAAGAGCTGAAGCCGCAAGCACCAGCGCCTCGTAAAAAAGCTGCCAAGTAA
- the rplV gene encoding 50S ribosomal protein L22 produces MEVAAKLSGARISAQKARLVADQIRGKKVGEALNLLAFSSKKAAEILKKLLESAVANAEHNEGADVDDLKVSTVFVNEGRSLKRIMPRAKGRADRIVKRSCHITVKVADK; encoded by the coding sequence ATGGAAGTAGCCGCTAAGTTGTCGGGCGCTCGAATCTCCGCCCAGAAAGCCCGCTTGGTCGCCGACCAGATCCGCGGGAAGAAGGTGGGCGAAGCGCTCAACCTGTTGGCTTTCAGCAGTAAGAAAGCCGCTGAGATCCTGAAAAAATTGCTGGAGTCGGCCGTAGCCAACGCCGAGCATAACGAAGGCGCAGACGTTGATGACCTGAAGGTCTCGACTGTTTTCGTCAACGAAGGGCGTTCGCTGAAGCGCATCATGCCACGTGCCAAAGGCCGTGCTGATCGCATCGTCAAGCGGTCTTGCCATATCACTGTCAAGGTTGCTGACAAGTAA
- the rpsS gene encoding 30S ribosomal protein S19, whose protein sequence is MPRSLKKGPFIDLHLLKKIEVAAEKNDRKPVKTWSRRSMILPQMVGLTIAVHNGRQHVPVLVSEDMVGHKLGEFAGTRTYRGHVADKKAKR, encoded by the coding sequence GTGCCACGTTCTCTGAAAAAAGGTCCTTTTATTGATCTTCACCTACTGAAGAAGATCGAAGTGGCGGCGGAAAAGAACGATCGCAAACCAGTTAAGACCTGGTCTCGTCGTTCGATGATCCTGCCACAAATGGTCGGTCTGACCATCGCAGTACACAACGGCCGTCAGCACGTACCGGTTCTGGTAAGTGAAGATATGGTTGGCCATAAACTGGGCGAGTTTGCCGGTACCCGTACTTATCGCGGGCACGTGGCTGACAAGAAAGCCAAGCGTTAA
- the rplB gene encoding 50S ribosomal protein L2: MAIVKCKPTSPGRRFVVKVVNQGLHKGAPHAPLLEKKSKSGGRNNNGRITTRHIGGGHKQHYRLVDFRRNDKDGIAAIVERIEYDPNRTAHIALLRYADGERRYIIAPKGVSAGDQLISGALAPIKAGNTLQLRNIPVGSTIHAIELKPGKGAQIARSAGASAQLVARDGVYVTLRLRSGEMRKVLAECRATLGEVSNSEHSLRSLGKAGAKRWRGVRPTVRGVAMNPVDHPHGGGEGRTSGGRHPVSPWGFPTKGAKTRGNKRTDKMIVRRRK; this comes from the coding sequence ATGGCAATCGTTAAATGCAAACCGACTTCCCCTGGCCGCCGTTTCGTGGTCAAGGTGGTCAACCAGGGGCTGCACAAAGGCGCTCCTCACGCACCGCTGCTCGAGAAAAAATCGAAGTCTGGTGGTCGTAACAACAATGGTCGCATTACCACTCGTCACATCGGTGGTGGCCACAAGCAGCATTACCGTCTGGTCGACTTCCGTCGCAACGACAAGGATGGCATCGCTGCCATCGTTGAGCGTATCGAATACGACCCGAACCGTACTGCTCACATCGCCCTGCTGCGTTATGCAGATGGCGAGCGTCGCTACATCATCGCCCCTAAAGGCGTGAGTGCAGGCGACCAGCTGATCTCCGGTGCCCTGGCCCCAATCAAGGCCGGTAACACCCTGCAGCTGCGCAACATCCCGGTTGGTAGCACCATTCACGCTATCGAACTGAAGCCTGGCAAAGGTGCCCAGATCGCTCGTTCCGCTGGTGCTTCGGCTCAGCTGGTCGCTCGTGACGGCGTCTACGTGACCCTGCGTCTGCGCTCCGGCGAAATGCGCAAGGTTCTGGCCGAGTGCCGTGCGACCCTGGGTGAAGTCTCGAACTCCGAGCACAGCCTGCGTTCGCTGGGTAAAGCCGGTGCCAAGCGCTGGCGTGGCGTTCGCCCAACCGTTCGTGGTGTTGCCATGAACCCGGTTGACCACCCACATGGTGGTGGTGAAGGTCGTACCTCCGGTGGTCGTCATCCGGTATCGCCATGGGGCTTCCCAACCAAGGGTGCTAAAACCCGTGGTAATAAGCGTACCGACAAAATGATCGTCCGTCGTCGCAAGTAA
- the rplW gene encoding 50S ribosomal protein L23 codes for MNQERVFKVLLGPHVSEKATVLADKKGQFVFKVATDATKLEIKKAVEVLFGVKVERVTTLNVLGKSKRTARGLGKRNDWKKAVISLQPGQDLDFSSSAE; via the coding sequence ATGAACCAGGAACGCGTATTTAAAGTTCTGCTTGGCCCGCATGTTTCCGAGAAGGCCACAGTTCTGGCTGACAAGAAAGGTCAGTTCGTTTTCAAGGTTGCTACTGATGCAACCAAGCTGGAAATCAAGAAGGCCGTTGAAGTTCTGTTCGGCGTGAAAGTAGAGCGCGTGACTACCCTGAACGTTCTGGGTAAAAGCAAGCGCACTGCTCGCGGTCTGGGCAAACGCAATGACTGGAAGAAGGCAGTTATCTCCCTTCAGCCAGGCCAAGATCTCGATTTCAGCAGCAGTGCTGAGTAA